The following DNA comes from Solanum stenotomum isolate F172 chromosome 11, ASM1918654v1, whole genome shotgun sequence.
TACTAGATATATAACTATTTGCTATAATCTCCATGAAAGTTAGACTGGATCAAGTGAACGCTATTGTCTCTGCCCTTGCATCGTGCACGCCCCCCCCNNNNNNNaaaaaaaaaaaaaaaaaaaaaaaaactgattagGAAAACAACAACTTGTTTATGATGTTGGACCAAACTATATATATGCATTATTCTACATGTACCTTGCTGATACTTTTGGGCCACATTTTGATTGCtcttttattttgtcattttacCCTCTATTGATGTATTGTTTCTTCCTTAACATGACACTTTTTGCACTCAAGGCCTCATCTACAAAAGAGTTTGTTATTGtacacttaaaaaaatattcctaCTAGCTATTGTTGCACTCCGATTGCTTGTTCCATTTCAGACATTGTTTCAGGCTTTCAGCTATGTTAGTAGATTTTTTTAACTGAGGTGCCTGTTCTGGCCTTACACTTGTGTTTCTTTTCTGTCCCCCTCTCTCTCCCCTCCTTTCTTGTCTGTGGAGCGGTTGAGTTATAGGTTATCCAGGCTGGTTCAATATCCCCTGGACATAGTGTTAAGTATTTTAGTAAATATGCTTATCAGAAAAAGTATTTCAGTGAATATATTTGTGTAACATTTTACTAGAAGTTTACTCTCCAAGTTCAGTAAGGAGGTACATATTTCCAACGTAAAGAAATTGTGGGTCTGTGCTCTTTGCGGATAATGGGAGAATGGCATCGCTTGTGTAAGCCTTGGTTCTTATACATAATACTGATGCCATGATATCAGTTGACCTTGTAAGAAGTATTTctgcgttttttttttttttgtataacaaTTCTGGCCAGTATGTCTCGATAATTTTATGGTGGTGATCACTTTCCAACTAAAACTTGTATGTTTGAGTTAGTACCTTCACTTTCTGCTTTAGTTGATCATATCAGTACCCACGGCCCACAGATAATTAACCTTGGTTAATTCTGCTTTATATTGGGAGCCATGTATAGGAGGGTCCATAAATTAATGCATATGAGTTTACTTTTGCTGCTAACAGTAAGAATTTTGGAATGTGCTTTAGTGCTAGGAGGATAAACAACActcggatgggttagaaggagTGACTCTATTATCTTCTTAATTTTTTGCTTTTATATTTGTGTGTAATAGAACCCAAAGATGAACTAGTGATCTGTTGTCTTGAGATGTTTCGTTCTTCCTCAATTGTGGTCGTACGTGATACCTACTGGGCCTAAACTTTTCTCTTTACCTCTGTTGATTACAATTGTGTTGTACTGTATCGTATGTATATATTACACTAACAACATTTTTACCTGTATGTTCAGATGTGGGTATGAATTTTGTTATACATGCGGAGCACCGTGGATGGACAAGAAAGCAACTTGCTCCTGTAAGCTTTGGGATGAGGACAACATTTTAGATGACGATAACGATGACGATgacaatgatgatgatgattatgaAACTGATTATGAAACCGATTATGATGATTACTACTTCTGAATGTTATAGTGGAGCCTTAGTGCTATGTTTCATCATCATTCTTTATATTGGAACTCGACTATCTGGAATACTTGGTCAATTTTGGGAATTTACTGGATAAATTAGCACATTTTGTGGTATTATGTGACCCTTGTCTTGGTCACTTCATCAGTAAACATTGCCTCcctttttgttatatatatctCTGTGTTGTATCCCAGGCTAATTGTGTTTAGAAAGCCAAACCATCCTTTCGATGATAACAGACAGATTATCGGTTGTTTTGTAAGTACAAAAATTGCTTATTCAACGTCTTTCCTGTTTATTTCCCAGAATTGTGACCCCTTCACAAAAATGAATCTATCATATGATGCTTGTTGCACCTCAGGTCTGTGGGGCTGTTGTTATGCTCCGCAGTCTAGGGGTGTTCATCGGTTGGTTTGGTCCAGTTTTGTATATTATTAGTTGTTGATTTGTTAACATGCTAAATCGATTTGATAGTGACAAATTGAAGCAAAATAAAGACATCACTCGTTTAGTGGTACTACAGGAAAGCAAAGCAAGAGAGTTTTAGTGGAATAGATAGAAGGttgtttctatatatatatatatatatattttatttttttttaacaatggTCAGTAGAACATTTAAATAAGTTTGACGATTTATACATTTCATTCATGTTAACACAATCCTACTTAAATAAAAAGCTAGATTAGACTAGTTTTGAAGGCAAAATCTAGTTTATCAATTCTACTCCTAAGATTACAATCAACCAAATAATTTACAAGTAACTTAAACATACAACTTGCAAAAAATTGAACATCACCTTTGCTCGATGGAAATTGTATTCAAGGCGGTCATCATGACACTTTCATCGCGACAACTTTGCCAATGAAACGTGTCCTTGGGGCCAGAGGCCCCTACTGCGGGTCGGCAGATGACGGGCGCATGCGTTGTTTCTAACCCGACTTCTAACTTAGAGGCATTCGATCATAATCGAGCACATTATAGCTTCAGGCCAGTACTTGCACatcgaaaataaataaaaatattgacaaaTTACTATTCAATCCCATGCTactaaaaaaaacttgaaaaaaggaaaaagaaaaagaggaaaaaagaaggggtaaaagttaaaattattaaattaaaattcgGAGAATAGGGGAAGCCCTTTGTATCTCATCACATTCACACCATATCAAACAGACAGCCGAAAAGATTAcgaagagagaagagaaaagagatcGAAAATGAGCGGAACAGTGAAGAAGATCGCCGATGTGACATTCAAGGCCGGCCGGACTATTGATTGGGAAGGAATGGCGAAGCTTCTTGTCACCGATGAAGCTCGCAAGGAGTTTTCTAACCTCCGTCGTGCTTTCGATGATGTCAACTCACAACTCCAAACCAAGTTCAGCCAGGTACCTCTCTATTTTTCTCTCGTTTCTGATTATGTATTGATTGCCTTTTTATGTAGATCTAGGGTTTCATTACTGGATCTATGATTTAGGTTATTCGTTTTTTCGAGTTCCGTATCTAATATCAGGTGTGCGAGTTTACTACTTGAACTATCACCAATTATCAGTAGTTGTTCACTTTTTCTACCTGAAATATCACCATCTTTTAGGAATAATTGATAGTTGAGGTGTGTTTAGATAAATAGTTGGTGATAGTTTAGGCAGCAAACTAAGGAACTCGAACACCTGATAGGTAAACTCGAAAAATGGGGACACTTTAGGTGTGCGTTTGACttgtcatttaaaaaaaaaaaaacaatttagtGTTCATTGATGGATTGTTTTGGTGATTGACATCTGCAAGCAGTTGTTTTTGTTTGATTGGAGATTTATCTGTCAGTGTAGGGATTAGTGTGAGCTTTATAAAACTTTTGGTTTAGAGAACTGTTATTGGGCATTCAATGATATATTAGCTGGAAGAGAGTGGAATGTGTACAAAGGATTGAATTGTGGCCCTAACTAGTTCAGGATTGAGGCTTACTTGATTGATTGAAACTCTAATGTTTTTATGCTCATTTATgactatatatttatatagctGGAAGAGAGTGGAATGTGTACAAAGGATTGTATTGTGGCCCTACctagtttgggattgaggcATACTTGATTGATTGATTCTATCAAGAGCTTGGTCATTTTAGGCTATATATTCTCGTGCGAGCTATGGAATTGTGTTGGTTGAAGGATTAAATCTGACTGCTTGAATTGATTGTAGTATCATTTAGAATGTTCTTGTTGCCATACCTAGTTTCTAACTAAGCATTGGAAACTTGGCGGCATGATTTGAGTTTGGTGTTTGTTGATCATTGTTCTGTATCGTTACACTTCTGAGATCCAATCCTTCCTAATGTGTTTAATTTATTGTACTTGGATAAATTTAGAGGCTCTAATGCATAAGGGATCTTCACTTCTTAATCATGCAGGAGCCTGAGCCCATAAACTGGGAATATTACAGGAAAGGAATTGGTTCTCGCTTGGTAGACATGTACAAAGAAGCCTATGAAAGTATGTGGAACATCAGGTTTCTTTTTGCGTTTACAATCTTTTCTTTACTATGTGTCCTGTGTAGTCTCTTTGGTGATAGCATCCAGCATTATAAGAGTTCAATCAAGATATTGACCATAAATTTCTTTTTAGCTTATTCTAGTGAAGACAAAGCACAGGATTTCTTGCTCCTAATCTTTGTTCCTTTGTGTTTTTATGgaaaataatcaaatcattGTTGCTAAAAGAAAACGTTTAACTCTTCTAGCATATTTTCCAAACACTTATCCTAAAATTCTTGTTGAAGGACTTTAGTGTAGCAATTACTGAGTGCATGGTCATCACTAATACTGCTAAGGATGAAGTGTTTCTGGAATGAGTTGTTTGTGCAACTTCTTTTGTCAGACAAGATAtcattttccattttctttaCGTAATGAAGATTATTAAGAATGACATGTGCTTGTTTGGTTATATTTGTTGTTTGATGTGGTGCATAATTCGGAGAATATTACTATCTAGTATTGGAGCAGTTTTTTAATAAGCTCTATGCATATTATTTACTGCTTGCCTGACCCTGTCATGTGTCATGTTAAATTACTGGAGGTTCCAGAGTGAGGACTTTCTTgagtttttaattaaaagttaaatattctTGCTGGTAGCAAGTTGGGGCGAATGTGTGTTTGAGCTTCCACAGTAGAGAAGCTGAGAAGGTTTAGAGCAATGAAGGTTAAGTGAGGTGCCTGAACTTGATGGATCCAATTCTGCCATAATTTATCTGAAAATAGAACTGTTCCTGGGAACTAACTGGTAATTAATAagtgaaaaaaagaattagCGACGCAAGGAATTCTTGTTACATAAAAGTTAAGTGACAAACTCACAACACCAAGTATACTCTTGAGATCTAAACATGGCCTAAGGTCCAGGTTTTTCTCTTTGGTTTGCTTGGCTATGAAagattttatcttttgttttactCAGGCTCAAGTATGTGAAAGACTATATCTTTGTGTAGCTGTCATGTCCACCAGATGCACTAAGTTTTGGATAGCTTGACACAGCTGTGAGAAAACCTGGATTTTGTCTGTCAGCATGAGGGTAATAGATTTGGGGATCATTTGGTACGGCCGTACGGGGATAAGAGATAACTAATCCGGGATAAATTTTAGGATGAGTTTATCCCATGTTTGGTTGGGATATCATCGCGGGATTGTAGTGTTATTTTTATCCCACATTGAGGGTGGGATAACAATCTTGAGATAACTTGTTCCCCAACCAAATGAGCCCTTAGAAGATTATGCCTTAAGTAGCTCTGGGTGAGGGGGAGTTAAAGTAAGTCTGACCTTGAGGTCTTGCATTAAATCCTAAAGAACTAAAGAGTGTGAAGTATCTTCGTGGACAGCTCTGATgaattatttgttttgtttaaaattgTCTCTTTTTTATGCTTACAATTATGTTTTGGATCCAAAGAAATGAGACATCCCCTCTCCAACTACTAGGCCATGTATACAAACCTTTCACACTAGAAAACTTAGTCTTAACTTTGTTATAAGGTGAATGAGCCACGAACAATAGCCAGTATAACCAACATCAGCTGCAACTTTCCTATCAAAACTAATGGTATGCGCTCTAAAATTCTTGCTTTACATCTGGTTTGCTGACCACTGACCAGGTTTACAAAATATTGTtactcctttttcttttttctttgaacTGCTCGTTGAGTGAAATTTCATGGTGTTTGACAAGGGACTCGATCCGTTGCGATTTTTTAGTCTCAGAATTTTCACGAAATGCCATAGATCCTGTTTGAAATACACACGTCCTCTAGCTTAATAAGACCCTTAGATTTTCCCTTATTTCAGTGACACAGGGAaaaacaatttcaatttttactCTGCTCCTCGCTATCAATCTTCTTGGCTTCTTGTTAATTTATTCTCAGATTGTTCCACAACACCATTTGGATACATAAATTTCCTATCTTTATTTGGATGTGGTAACATGGTGGCTTGAACCCACAACCGTCAGGTTGGAGGTGGAGGGTGCTTTCTACTTGACCTCTACCCTCTTTCATCTGAAATTTTTCTTGCAATCTTTTACCAAAATGACCCACCAATGAATATATGCCCAGCCAATCCATCCTAATTTGGGTGTGTAAGGTGAGATATATTTTCATGGGTTAAATTTCACCTACCTGTCTCCTGTCAATTTTCTTTGCAGTCAGTTGAAATTTTCTCTTGTTTGAACACTACACAGCCTTGTTGTCAGTGGCGGAGGCAGGAATTCTATCAAGGgggttcaaataaaaaaaatgttgttgctTGGAATCGAACCCGTGACCCAAAGCTCACATAGGCTGAATCCTGACCCCCATAAACCACTGAGCTACTCCTTTTACATATGCTCAGGGggatcaattttaaatatatacatgtacaaaaaaaaagtgatcttatatatatagtgtaattttttttccgaGGGGGGTCGGATGACCCCCCTGGACACACTATAGATCCGCCCCTGCTTGTTGTTATGTATTACCTTCTATCACTGTTGGATCTATGGAGGTCATGCTTATTGCCTAATATTGTTTGGAAGATGCAATTACAATCATCTAAAGTTGGTGATTCAacttatatttattatgtttcttgTTCAAACTAATGTATCCTATCTTGAGTTAGTGGTTTTAATAATGTTGTCTTGCAGGCATTGAGATCCCCAAGTTTGAGGACACAGTTACTCCTCAATACAAACCCAAGTTTGATGCTTTGGTAAGGGAAATCATGTTACTACTCCCCTCCCTGATAGTTTGGTCTTGTAATTTCTTTTCTGTTTCCTAATTATTGTATCTCTGTTGATATACTAGTGGAATAGTTAGTTGTATGATTGACTTCATTCTAAAATAGTGGTGAGTAAGAAAGAACAAAATGCACCCACTGTTAAGAAGGATAAGTCTTGATGGACACAGTTGCTAGGTACCTGTCCTGGTGGGGAGATAGCAGGTGCCTTGTAGAATAGTCAAAGTGCACCACGTTTAAGCCAagattataaaaagaaaagttgtaAGATAAGAGTCCTATCAATTGAACAATACTGAGAACTGAACCCTTACTTTTGTGCTAATTTGAATTCACCATTGTTATAGAAAGTTGTAAGATAAGAGTCCTATCAATTGAACAATACCCTGAACTGAATACTTTTGTGCTAATTTGATTCTCTTTAAGATGAGTAGGCTGTAGTCAGCCACATACAGAGGCATTCATCTGCTTCAAatggaacaaaaggcaaagtaGGTTTAAGGTATTTAACAAAGTGATCACAACTCATCCTACAAGAATCATCTTGTGAATTAcacatttcaaatttaaatttttcattggTTGTCATCAGATTTCGTACTTGCAACAGGATCTATGTTTGTGTCCGCTTATGATGTTGTGTGCATGTTCTAAAAGTGTTGATGGTAAATTGAAATTTCATGTTTCAAAAATATAGAGGTTTCATGTTCCAGTAATTGTGTAATGAAATTATTTGTACAAAACTGCAGTTGGTGGAACTGAAAGAAGCTGAGAAGCAATCTCTCAAGGAGTCTGAAAGATTAGAAAAGGAAGTTGCCGAGGTCCAAGAGTTGAAGGTGATGCAGAGTTGCCCCTTCATTTCCTTTATATCCAGTAAAACACATCAATTTAATTTCTCTTCCTCAATATGCATATTCAAGTGTAGCTCTGTTTTGATTTACAGAAAAAACTCAGTACCATGACAGCAGAAGAATATTTTGCAAAGCATCCCGAGTTAAAGAAGAAATTTGATGATGAAATTCGAAATGATTACTGGGGCTACTAATTGGCTTCATGAGAAGTTTTCTGGATCCTCCTGTGGGGTTGGATGCTGTGAGTTCGTCTGTTATTTAGGAATAAAAGGAAAGCAACAAttgttttttcatttcatttgctGGGGTATTTTAAAGAATGTGGACTGCTACAATGTACTTTGGCTCTGGTTGGAGACAAAAGATGTCTTGAGTGGATACGTTTATCATAATTCCATTAC
Coding sequences within:
- the LOC125844165 gene encoding ATP synthase subunit d, mitochondrial-like, encoding MSGTVKKIADVTFKAGRTIDWEGMAKLLVTDEARKEFSNLRRAFDDVNSQLQTKFSQEPEPINWEYYRKGIGSRLVDMYKEAYESIEIPKFEDTVTPQYKPKFDALLVELKEAEKQSLKESERLEKEVAEVQELKKKLSTMTAEEYFAKHPELKKKFDDEIRNDYWGY